ACCTCCAGGTTCTATCCAGATTTGCACAATAAACATCTTCGCAAGTAATAAGTCATTAAAAAAAGACACCATTGTACGTATGATAAAAAAAAGACACCATTGTAAGTCCTAACTTCAATAGAAGCTCTTACAAAAGGATTGtaccaaaccaaaaaaaaacaaataaattggATTAGGGTTAGCAAGTAGAATTTGAACGACAGGTCTGCCACAGTTCATGATCAAAGTGCAAACTAACATGTGAAATCAGACTATTGATCACGGCCTCAAACATCTCAAGGAATTATAGCATAGGCATCATAATGCTAGTACATGGGGGGCTATTGGGTTGAGAATCAAGCAAAAACTCAAATATCCACACCTCAATTAGACAATTACATCAGACCAAGATATGTTGACATATATGAACATGTGGTGATGATAGACTGATAGTCTTTAATCAGGAGATTAAACAAATATAGGCTTGTATAAagctagctttggataggagcacttggagactagctatcaatgtgcctgaaccttgaacttatttctttcgggtttcatctctagcctaccccaacttgcttgggaaaaaaggctatgttgttgttgttgttgtatataATTTGAATTCTGCAAAACGAATCATACACAGCCTAAACCAAGTCTAGTGTGAATTGCATTAGTTCGACTACCTTATATCCTATAGCAATAGGAAACTCATCCATTCATCATGCTACTACCGTGTGTGCTGTTTGTGTTTACTGAACAGCTGATGTACTTGCTTCAGACTTCTTCACAGCTAATCGACAGTTCACGCAGTGATGTTGAGCCCTGTTACTATGACACTAAAATGAAGCCTCCGTTACAAGCCACAACCAACCTGCCACCATGTCAAGGGCACTGAACATAGCTAATGCTTATATCGAACTTATGAATCCAAATTACATGTAAGAATAATGCTATCATGATAGTACATGAACAGCTAATGCAAATGCAACGTTCCCTTTTCCTCAGTCACAGAATTGTTCTTTCAGAAGTCTTAAAGTAGCAAAATTAACACCCCTTCTCCATCTCTCACTAGTTCTAATCACGGCCTGATTTTCTAGTCATTAAAGAATATCAAAAACCACAATGAATCCCAAACAATTTATGTGAAAAATATCTGAATAAACATGATAGTGTGCATACTAATTAATACGGACTGCAGCATTGGGCAAACTTTGCTTGAAGTTGCTTTACACTGTTCTAAATCCATAGCAAGCAAATTTCAATTCATGACCTCTTTCCAAGAATACAACTGGATACTCAAGATCATACCATGAATTTCACATCGAAGCTGCATCTCTAATGTTTCATTCAGAGTAATCTCTAAACTCTAATGTACAGTTTTGTATACAGAATTGGTTGGGCTCCAATGTTCCATGACAAGATTACATTCTACAATGTTTGATCATCAAAGGGAATCGCTGTATGCCTTTACCGGATAAGATAGCCCAGATAGATCAGGGCTATTGATGTGCCTCGAGGCAGAGGGAGAGATCGATCCGCGCCCGCTGGCACTGCGTGCGCTTGAGCTCGGTGCCGGCGCTGCCGCAGAGGGTGCGGACGGCCTCGATCTCGTCGGGGCAGCACAGGGTCACGACGCACTCCGCCAGCGCCCGGTTGAGGTGCCGGCACAGCACCTCTGGCAGCATCGgcccgcgggcggcgcggcggtggcactCGGCTAGCGCCCGCTGCGTCGAGGCGCAGGGCCCCGGGACGGGCAGCGCCGTCGAGGCGTCTGGGTTGGACTCGCGGTCTCgtcccccgccgctgccgccaatCATGGAGGTCGGTGGGAAATCGGCGGCGCCGTTCGGTCCCCGCGTGGCCGCGTGATCTCTGATCTCTTTTCGTCTGGACTCTCGAGAATTCGACAGCGATCTCCAATAAAGTTCGCCAGAGGCCCGATAAAACGATGGGGTCGGCCCACGAAGATTTCTAATAAGCCCAGTTAACGATGGATGGGCCCATGACGAACGGGTTGTAAGTTGTAACCCAGCAGCTGGTTCGGGTTGGCCAAGTCCAAATCCAAGTAGGGGTGACCTCTCTTTTTCAGAGAACAGCATGCAGATGTGGCAAACGACAAATGTCTCCGGTGTATGTGGTCGCTTTCTTTCTATCGATAGCCTCTGATGTTACCTTATTTGAGCAGTGGTCAAATCACAGTCCACACTCCAATACTTATCCCCAAAACATGTGGTTCATCTCTGCCGGTATTATCGTgttagtttttgtttttgtcCGCCGTGCAAGTACCTCCATGCTACATAACACAACGACGCCGTCGATCGCGCGGCCGTAGTAGCACTTGCTGAAAAAAAATCTTGTACCCATGAAAAGAAACCATATACCGGGTGTTGCATCTACATCACCTGACACCTGACTACCCTCACCGCTGAGACGCCCACCAGGCAGGATTTGGTGTCAGCCAGCACGGGGACGACCGGCTCAGGGCTCAGGCAGTCAGGCAAGCAAGTAAAAAAATACCCAACAAAATCCTCCTTGCAGCCGCAACGCTAGCTGCTTGCACGAGAACGGGCGAACGGCAGCGCCACACCCGCGCCGTGCACTGTGGCGCGTCCCGTCGATGCGCGGCGCCGGCACAGCCTGTCAGCCTGGGCCTAAACCAGAAACGTCAAACGTCCCCCCGAGAGGCACACTGGTATCCGAGGGGAGCTTTTGTCCGGCGCCCCGTCTCGCCCGCCGTCGAATGATCACTGGCTTTACCATCAATCCCGGCCGGACCCGCAGCAGAGCAAACCAACCCCCGTCGGCACCGGCCCTGTTTGATTTGAAGCCCGCAGCAGAGCAAACCAACCCCCGTCGGCACCGGCCCTGTTTGATTTGAAGCAGCATAACTAGCATAAAatttttgactaataattaggttactaaataaaaacaatttataaaactaactccacaccCCTGCGCtccttcgcgagacgaacctaatgaggtctttgaccgcacgattagaggatggttactgtagcattactgtagccaaccatcgattaattactatcattagattcgtcctgaaaaattacactcattcatgaaaaaattttacaaataaacttcgtttagtactacATACACATGAGATTTTTTTGTCGGGGAATCGTTTGCGATAGGGATGATAGGGAACAAACagggccaccgccggccgcacacgcacgcacaccccggccgcccggcccccgTGATTTTCTTTAGAAAACCCCACGCCTCTCCCGTCCCCGGATGGAGACGACCTTGTCGCGGCCCGCGTCCTTCGATTCCCCCTGCCTGGCCGCGCCGGCAACTGCCTGCAACCAGACAAGCAGACGGCCGCCCTGGCGCGCCCTCGCTCGCTCTTCGCACCGGACCCCGCCAAGCCAACGGCGAGATCGATCCTTCCACGCTCGCGCTCGGCGCTCCCCAGTCACCAGCGCTATCAGTAGCCGTCCCCTCTCGGCTCTCGCTTGCCTCGCCACGGGGTGACAGAGTGAGTGACTCGGTGGCCTTGCCCCGGAACGAATTATTGCCCGACGGCGCGATGCTCCAGGGCGTGCTGTcccgcgcccccgcccccgccaccgACGCGCCGGCAGCGATGAAGGCCAAGCGGGCGCCGGCGTCCCCCGACGAAGAGGAGGACGGGGAGGGGCGCCCGGCGCGGGGGAAGCGGCAGCAGCTGCTTGGGCTCggctcggccgcggcggcggcggcggaggagggcccGGAGACGCGGGGTCTTCGGCTGCTCAGCCTGCTGCTGCGCTGCGCGGAGGCGGTGGCCATGGACCAGCTGACGGAGGCGCGGGAGCTGCTGCCCGAGATCGCCGAGCTGGCGTCGCCGTTCGGGTCCTCCCCGGAGCGCGTGGCGGCCTACTTCGGGGACGCGCTGTGCGCGCGCGTGCTCAGCTCCTACCTGGGCGCCTACTCGCCGCTCGCGCTCCGCCCGCTGGCggccgcgcagagccgccgcgtCGCGGGCGCGTTCCAGGCGTACAACGCGCTGTCGCCGCTCGTCAAGTTCTCGCACTTCACCGCCAACCAGGCCATCCTGCAGGCGCTCGACGGCGAGGACCGCCTCCACGTGATCGACCTCGACATCATGCAGGGCCTGCAGTGGCCGGGCCTCTTCCACATCCTCGCCTCCCGCCCGCGCAAGCCGCGCTCGCTCCGGGTCACCGGGCTCGGCGCCTCGCTCGACGTGCTCGAGGCCacgggccgccgcctcgccgactTCGCGGCCTCGCTCGGCCTGCCCTTCGAGTTCCAACCCATCGAGGGGAAGATCGGGCacgtcgccgacgccgcggcgcTCCTCGGCCCGCGCCACCGGCAGCAGCAGGACGAGGCCACCGTCGTGCACTGGATGCACCACTGCCTCTACGACGTGACGGGGTCGGACGTGGGCACCGTGCGGCTGCTCAGGAGCCTGCGCCCGAAGCTGATCACCATCGTGGAGCAGGACCTGGGCCACAGCGGCGACTTCCTCGGCCGGTTCGTGGAGGCGCTGCACTACTACTCGGCGCTGTTCGACGCGCtgggcgacggcgccggcgcggcggcggcggagtccgCCGAGCGCCACGCCGTGGAGCGCCAGCTCCTGGGCGCGGAGATACGGAACATCGTGGCCGTGGGCGGACCCAAGCGGACCGGGGAGGTGCGCGTGGAGCGGTGGGGCGACGAGCTGCGGCGCGCCGGGTTCCGGCCGGTGTCCCTGGCCGGGAGCCCCGCCGCGCAGGCCAGGCTGCTCCTCGGCATGTACCCGTGGAAGGGGTACACGCTGGTGGAGGACGCCGCGTGCCTCAAGCTCGGCTGGAAGGACCTCTCCCTGCTCACCGCGTCGGCGTGggagccggcggccgccgccgccgcccccactccACGCCGCGGAAGCCAGGAGATGTAATTGCAAGACAGAGATTTTGCCGCAGCACCTAGATTGGCAATCCTCCTCGATCACTTGTGCTGCTAATCTCGCAGCTCCTTCGTGGCCACTTCTGTTTCTTGCTCTCTCTCCCCTGTTCGTCGTCTTCTTGTGAGTAACTTATGTCTGTGATATAAATCGTAGGAATAAGTCAATTTCAGCCCCCTGAAGTTATCAATGAATCCGGAATACCCCAAACTTCAA
This portion of the Panicum virgatum strain AP13 chromosome 2N, P.virgatum_v5, whole genome shotgun sequence genome encodes:
- the LOC120661711 gene encoding uncharacterized protein LOC120661711, with the translated sequence MIGGSGGGRDRESNPDASTALPVPGPCASTQRALAECHRRAARGPMLPEVLCRHLNRALAECVVTLCCPDEIEAVRTLCGSAGTELKRTQCQRARIDLSLCLEAHQ
- the LOC120661710 gene encoding scarecrow-like protein 23 — encoded protein: MLQGVLSRAPAPATDAPAAMKAKRAPASPDEEEDGEGRPARGKRQQLLGLGSAAAAAAEEGPETRGLRLLSLLLRCAEAVAMDQLTEARELLPEIAELASPFGSSPERVAAYFGDALCARVLSSYLGAYSPLALRPLAAAQSRRVAGAFQAYNALSPLVKFSHFTANQAILQALDGEDRLHVIDLDIMQGLQWPGLFHILASRPRKPRSLRVTGLGASLDVLEATGRRLADFAASLGLPFEFQPIEGKIGHVADAAALLGPRHRQQQDEATVVHWMHHCLYDVTGSDVGTVRLLRSLRPKLITIVEQDLGHSGDFLGRFVEALHYYSALFDALGDGAGAAAAESAERHAVERQLLGAEIRNIVAVGGPKRTGEVRVERWGDELRRAGFRPVSLAGSPAAQARLLLGMYPWKGYTLVEDAACLKLGWKDLSLLTASAWEPAAAAAAPTPRRGSQEM